In the genome of Saccopteryx leptura isolate mSacLep1 chromosome 10, mSacLep1_pri_phased_curated, whole genome shotgun sequence, one region contains:
- the IP6K2 gene encoding inositol hexakisphosphate kinase 2, translating to MSPAFRAMDVEPRAKGILLEPFVHQVGGHSCVLRFNETTLCKPLIPREHQFYETLPAEMRKFTPQYKGVVSVRFEEDEDRNLCLIAYPLKGDHGTVDSVDNSDCEPKSKLLRWTNKKHHVLETEKTPKDWVRQHWKEEKMKSHKLEEEFEWLKKSEVLYYSVDKKGNVTSQLKHYNPWSMKCHQQQLQRMKENAKHRNQYKFILLENLTSRYEVPCVLDLKMGTRQHGDDASEEKAANQIRKCQQSTSAVIGVRVCGMQVYQAGSGQLMFMNKYHGRKLSVQGFKEALFQFFHNGRYLRRELLGPVLKKLAELKAVLERQESYRFYSSSLLVIYDGKERPEVALDSDAEDLEEDLSEESADESAGAYAFKPVGASSVDVRMIDFAHTTCRLYGEDSVVHEGQDAGYIFGLQSLIDIVTEISDESGE from the exons ATGAGCCCAGCCTTCAGGGCCATGGACGTGGAGCCCCGCGCCAAGGGCATCCTGCTGGAGCCCTTTGTCCACCAAGTTGGGGGGCACTCGTGTGTGCTCCGTTTCAATGAGACAACTCTGTGCAAGCCCCTGATTCCGAGGGAGCACCAGTTCTACGAGACTCTCCCAGCTGAGATGCGCAAATTCACTCCCCAGTACAAAG GTGTGGTATCTGTGCGCTTTGAAGAAGATGAAGACAGGAACTTGTGTCTAATAGCATATCCACTAAAGGGGGATCATGGAACTGTGGACAGTGTAGATAATTCAGATTGTGAACCAAAAAGTAAGCTCCTAAGGTggacaaacaaaaaacatcatgTCCTAGAAACAGAAAAGACCCCCAAGGACTGGGTGCGGCAGCACTGGAAGGAGGAGAAGATGAAGAG CCATAAGTTAGAAGAAGAATTTGAATGGCTAAAGAAATCTGAAGTCTTATACTACAGTGTAGACAAAAAGGGAAATGTAACTTCCCAGCTTAAACACTATAACCCATGGAGCATGAAGTGTCACCAGCAGCAGTTACAGAGAATGAAGGAGAATGCAAAACATCGGAACCAGTACA AATTCATCTTACTGGAGAACCTGACTTCCCGGTACGAGGTGCCTTGTGTGCTGGACCTCAAGATGGGAACTCGCCAGCATGGTGACGATGCTTCTGAGGAGAAGGCAGCCAACCAGATTCGAAAATGCCAGCAGAGCACTTCAGCCGTCATTGGTGTGCGCGTGTGTGGCATGCAG GTATACCAGGCAGGCAGTGGGCAGCTGATGTTCATGAACAAGTACCATGGACGGAAGCTGTCAGTGCAGGGCTTTAAGGAGGCGCTTTTCCAGTTCTTCCACAACGGGCGGTACCTGCGCCGGGAGCTCCTTGGCCCTGTGCTTAAGAAGCTGGCTGAGCTCAAGGCTGTGTTGGAGCGACAGGAATCTTACCGCTTCTACTCGAGCTCCTTGCTAGTCATCTATGATGGCAAGGAGCGGCCGGAGGTGGCTCTGGACTCAGATGCTGAGGACTTGGAGGAGGACCTGTCAGAGGAGTCAGCTGATGAGTCTGCTGGTGCCTATGCCTTCAAGCCCGTCGGTGCCAGCTCAGTGGATGTGCGCATGATTGACTTTGCGCATACCACCTGCAGGCTGTATGGCGAGGACAGTGTGGTACATGAGGGCCAGGATGCTGGCTATATCTTCGGGCTCCAAAGCCTAATAGACATTGTCACAGAAATAAGTGATGAAAGTGGGGAGTGA